One region of Salvia miltiorrhiza cultivar Shanhuang (shh) chromosome 3, IMPLAD_Smil_shh, whole genome shotgun sequence genomic DNA includes:
- the LOC131016936 gene encoding uncharacterized protein LOC131016936 → MKRREAAGAGFDKAGRISSCFKDIDEELSFFRELKKREKDQFGSLLNPISDDFEANGSFGLSRMNSGGRKGAEFLGKNDYNWLKTPPATPLFPSLEMESNAQEELVVQREIPIIQPISRFIDKRNMKSAPLVTPKPNKIKSSVPKNIPNSNTSRNSTCLRARSSISNENLRTSSATRGRPAYQNLPAPPKIMRRQPCNAGNVEKSGGVQVAGSRMVDKLMNARMSNADDRRSKIKLNGSCNGEEERQPKIKLSASLNETSGFGRLMMSSQTHGHSTRLQQWK, encoded by the exons atgaagagaAGAGAAGCAGCAGGCGCAGGTTTTGACAAGGCAGGAAGGATTTCGAGTTGCTTCAAGGACATAGATGAGGAGCTTTCCTTTTTCCGCGAGCTTAAGAAGCGCGAAAAAGATCAATTTGGCAGCCTTCTTAACCCTATTTCTGATGACTTTGAAGCAAATG GAAGCTTTGGGCTGAGCAGAATGAATTCGGGAGGAAGAAAAGGGGCAGAATTCCTTGGTAAAAATGACTACAACTG GCTGAAAACGCCTCCCGCGACGCCTCTGTTTCCATCACTTGAGATGGAGTCAAATGCACAAGAAGAACTAGTCGTTCAGAGGGAGATACCAATCATCCAACCTATTTCAAGG ttTATCGACAAGAGAAACATGAAAAGCGCTCCGCTGGTGACCCCAAAACCAAATAAAATCAAGTCATCCGTCCCAAAAAACATTCCTAACTCAAACACGTCGAGAAACTCGACGTGTTTGCGTGCCAGGTCATCAATCTCGAATGAGAACTTGAGGACCTCATCCGCTACTAGAGGAAGGCCGGCATATCAGAATCTGCCGGCCCCACCGAAGATTATGAGGAGGCAGCCGTGCAATGCAGGAAATGTTGAGAAGAGTGGTGGAGTGCAAGTTGCGGGCAGCAGGATGGTGGACAAGTTGATGAATGCGAGAATGTCGAATGCCGATGATCGACGCtccaaaatcaaattgaatGGGAGTTGTAATGGTGAAGAGGAGAGACAGCCTAAGATTAAGCTCAGTGCTTCCTTGAATGAGACCTCTGGCTTTGGAAGGTTGATGATGTCCTCTCAAACACATG GACATTCAACGAGACTCCAACAGTGGAAGTAA